From Lolium perenne isolate Kyuss_39 chromosome 5, Kyuss_2.0, whole genome shotgun sequence, a single genomic window includes:
- the LOC127302676 gene encoding uncharacterized protein isoform X1, producing MDGAVLDPPAAYGYLDDDDVLMAEEDEEDHQSVSDEAVDEKEEYPYLNPPAYGYPDDGERPPFVLMEPYAYFADRDNATTASCAMRDLGGTLKVTFCIAHPPLVSYMCVHATALDHTEFAVEPHIIATETDGGLVLLRLVIGTDPSDIMVHSEREYFMYDASVPSLQHLPHPDYQHQFNDHSVAIVRKCKKGSQVTSKEEHDCSNCDYVLAAQSRGFGYTKSSALIMYHSDTETWSNVPVVLYSYPKHRTYKTLTIGGDKGTVAWVDLWRKIMLCDVLDNRPTLHTLDLPPPISLTSYLGSGNPQSVRDIAVVGGFIKYVELQYRRLEGDMSSTFYTWKVAVWSINTVSYTSDDWHMDYLLNSTEMPESSLPKLRVDEGTAQPTLSTLNIGLPKLSLQDDGIVYLLAKIDYRDNTHIAWVLVVDMRNQTVQKVGEFNSMRTLGLQEGYCASRISKYLKGASGAKQNTRC from the exons ATGGACGGCGCGGTCCTAGATCCTCCTGCAGCTTATGGCTACCTCGACGACGACGATGTCCTCATGgcagaagaggatgaagaggaccatcaATCTGTAAGCGATGAAGCGGTGGACGAAAAGGAGGAGTACCCGTACTTGAATCCTCCTGCTTATGGCTACCCGGACGACGGCGAGCGCCCACCCTTCGTTCTCATGGAGCCATACGCCTACTTCGCGGACCGCGACAACGCCACCACCGCCTCTTGCGCTATGAGGGATCTCGGTGGCACCCTCAAGGTCACCTTCTGCATCGCCCACCCGCCGCTCGTCTCCTACATGTGCGTCCACGCCACCGCCTTGGACCACACCGAATTCGCCGTCGAGCCCCACATCATCGCCACGGAGACCGACGGCGGCCTTGTTCTCCTCCGCCTCGTCATCGGTACTGATCCATCCGATATTATGGTACACTCGGAAAGAGAATACTTCATGTACGACGCCAGCGTCCCCTCGCTCCAGCACCTCCCGCATCCCGACTACCAGCACCAATTCAATGACCACTCGGTTGCCATCGTGCGCAAGTGCAAGAAAGGCAGCCAAGTCACTAGCAAGGAGGAGCACGACTGCAGCAACTGCGACTACGTCCTTGCCGCACAATCTCGCGGATTCGGGTATACAAAATCTTCTGCACTCATTATGTATCACTCTGATACAGAAACATGGAGCAACGTGCCGGTGGTACTTTATTCATATCCAAAACACAGAACATACAAGACACTCACCATAGGAGGAGATAAAGGCACAGTGGCCTGGGTTGATCTTTGGCGTAAGATCATGTTATGTGATGTGCTTGACAACCGCCCCACCCTTCATACCTTAGATCTGCCACCGCCGATAAGTCTTACCAGCTATCTGGGCTCTGGCAATCCACAGTCTGTTCGGGACATTGCCGTCGTTGGTGGCTTCATCAAGTATGTCGAGCTGCAGTATCGTCGTCTCGAGGGAGACATGTCCTCCACTTTCTATACTTGGAAGGTTGCAGTATGGAGCATCAACACTGTGAGCTACACCTCAGATGATTGGCACATGGATTACCTCCTCAATTCCACTGAAATGCCGGAATCGTCGCTGCCTAAGCTGCGTGTTGATGAGGGTACAGCTCAGCCAACCTTGTCGACTCTCAACATTGGCCTACCTAAACTGAGCCTGCAAGATGATGGCATCGTTTACTTACTTGCCAAGATTGACTACCGTGACAACACCCACATAGCATGGGTGCTTGTTGTTGATATGAGGAACCAGACTGTCCAGAAAGTTGGTGAGTTTAACTCCATGAGAACTCTTGGTTTACAAGAAGGCTACTGTGCAAGTAGGATCTCCAAATATCTGAAAGGTGCTTCAG GTGCAAAACAAAACACAAGATGCTGA
- the LOC127302676 gene encoding uncharacterized protein isoform X2, with amino-acid sequence MDGAVLDPPAAYGYLDDDDVLMAEEDEEDHQSVSDEAVDEKEEYPYLNPPAYGYPDDGERPPFVLMEPYAYFADRDNATTASCAMRDLGGTLKVTFCIAHPPLVSYMCVHATALDHTEFAVEPHIIATETDGGLVLLRLVIGTDPSDIMVHSEREYFMYDASVPSLQHLPHPDYQHQFNDHSVAIVRKCKKGSQVTSKEEHDCSNCDYVLAAQSRGFGYTKSSALIMYHSDTETWSNVPVVLYSYPKHRTYKTLTIGGDKGTVAWVDLWRKIMLCDVLDNRPTLHTLDLPPPISLTSYLGSGNPQSVRDIAVVGGFIKYVELQYRRLEGDMSSTFYTWKVAVWSINTVSYTSDDWHMDYLLNSTEMPESSLPKLRVDEGTAQPTLSTLNIGLPKLSLQDDGIVYLLAKIDYRDNTHIAWVLVVDMRNQTVQKVGEFNSMRTLGLQEGYCASRISKYLKGAKQNTRC; translated from the exons ATGGACGGCGCGGTCCTAGATCCTCCTGCAGCTTATGGCTACCTCGACGACGACGATGTCCTCATGgcagaagaggatgaagaggaccatcaATCTGTAAGCGATGAAGCGGTGGACGAAAAGGAGGAGTACCCGTACTTGAATCCTCCTGCTTATGGCTACCCGGACGACGGCGAGCGCCCACCCTTCGTTCTCATGGAGCCATACGCCTACTTCGCGGACCGCGACAACGCCACCACCGCCTCTTGCGCTATGAGGGATCTCGGTGGCACCCTCAAGGTCACCTTCTGCATCGCCCACCCGCCGCTCGTCTCCTACATGTGCGTCCACGCCACCGCCTTGGACCACACCGAATTCGCCGTCGAGCCCCACATCATCGCCACGGAGACCGACGGCGGCCTTGTTCTCCTCCGCCTCGTCATCGGTACTGATCCATCCGATATTATGGTACACTCGGAAAGAGAATACTTCATGTACGACGCCAGCGTCCCCTCGCTCCAGCACCTCCCGCATCCCGACTACCAGCACCAATTCAATGACCACTCGGTTGCCATCGTGCGCAAGTGCAAGAAAGGCAGCCAAGTCACTAGCAAGGAGGAGCACGACTGCAGCAACTGCGACTACGTCCTTGCCGCACAATCTCGCGGATTCGGGTATACAAAATCTTCTGCACTCATTATGTATCACTCTGATACAGAAACATGGAGCAACGTGCCGGTGGTACTTTATTCATATCCAAAACACAGAACATACAAGACACTCACCATAGGAGGAGATAAAGGCACAGTGGCCTGGGTTGATCTTTGGCGTAAGATCATGTTATGTGATGTGCTTGACAACCGCCCCACCCTTCATACCTTAGATCTGCCACCGCCGATAAGTCTTACCAGCTATCTGGGCTCTGGCAATCCACAGTCTGTTCGGGACATTGCCGTCGTTGGTGGCTTCATCAAGTATGTCGAGCTGCAGTATCGTCGTCTCGAGGGAGACATGTCCTCCACTTTCTATACTTGGAAGGTTGCAGTATGGAGCATCAACACTGTGAGCTACACCTCAGATGATTGGCACATGGATTACCTCCTCAATTCCACTGAAATGCCGGAATCGTCGCTGCCTAAGCTGCGTGTTGATGAGGGTACAGCTCAGCCAACCTTGTCGACTCTCAACATTGGCCTACCTAAACTGAGCCTGCAAGATGATGGCATCGTTTACTTACTTGCCAAGATTGACTACCGTGACAACACCCACATAGCATGGGTGCTTGTTGTTGATATGAGGAACCAGACTGTCCAGAAAGTTGGTGAGTTTAACTCCATGAGAACTCTTGGTTTACAAGAAGGCTACTGTGCAAGTAGGATCTCCAAATATCTGAAAG GTGCAAAACAAAACACAAGATGCTGA